The Dyadobacter subterraneus genome window below encodes:
- a CDS encoding glycoside hydrolase family 71/99-like protein: MKIKLFTTLFLVLVISMNCQSQPTGTVGKQMEQIKYNESGCLFTTYKGLVMAGYQGWFTAEGDGSGRGWHHYQKGEKFEPGFASVDFWPDVREYERTYKTTFKYADGNTANVFSPYDESTVDLHFKWMKEHDIDGVYMQRFVSEIKSERGKNHFNKVLANALKAAKKYGRAISIMYDLSGSVSADMDLITQDWEQLQTVFKLFDNKENPTYLRHNGRPLLAIWGVGFNDSRKYTIGDIQSLVGKLKGSNGKISILLGVPYYWRSLSKDTENSTLLHTLIKSADIIMPWAVGRYNSDSYKTVAANLSEDIAWCKKNNIGYIPLVFPGFSWGNLKNDKTLYNQIPRAKGDFLWKQIAGAKMAGAEALYVAMFDEIDEGTAIFKTKNEKDVPLNGDGKFVGIETGLSTDYYLWLTGQGAKWFHGNKGFNAKKPVRQN; this comes from the coding sequence ATGAAAATAAAATTATTCACAACGCTCTTTCTTGTTCTGGTTATTTCAATGAATTGCCAAAGTCAGCCGACTGGTACTGTCGGCAAACAGATGGAACAGATAAAATATAACGAATCTGGCTGCTTGTTTACAACGTACAAAGGTTTGGTTATGGCCGGATATCAGGGTTGGTTTACAGCCGAAGGTGATGGCAGCGGCCGTGGGTGGCATCATTATCAGAAAGGCGAAAAATTCGAACCGGGATTTGCCTCAGTTGATTTTTGGCCAGATGTTCGTGAGTATGAAAGAACTTACAAAACGACATTCAAATATGCAGACGGAAATACCGCAAATGTTTTTAGTCCCTATGATGAATCAACTGTTGATCTTCATTTTAAGTGGATGAAAGAACATGATATTGATGGCGTTTACATGCAGCGTTTTGTCAGCGAAATAAAAAGTGAAAGAGGAAAAAATCATTTTAACAAGGTTCTGGCTAATGCTTTAAAAGCCGCAAAGAAATACGGGAGAGCAATTAGCATCATGTACGATTTGAGCGGATCGGTTTCTGCTGATATGGACCTGATTACTCAGGACTGGGAGCAATTGCAGACAGTTTTCAAACTTTTTGATAACAAAGAAAATCCAACATATCTAAGACATAACGGTCGTCCGTTGCTGGCAATATGGGGCGTTGGATTTAATGATAGTAGAAAATATACGATTGGTGACATCCAGTCACTGGTAGGAAAATTAAAGGGCTCAAATGGAAAAATTTCTATTTTGCTAGGTGTGCCATATTATTGGAGAAGTCTGTCAAAGGATACAGAAAATTCCACATTGTTACACACTTTGATTAAAAGTGCTGATATCATTATGCCCTGGGCCGTTGGAAGATATAATTCTGATTCTTATAAAACTGTCGCTGCTAATCTGTCGGAAGATATCGCATGGTGTAAGAAAAATAACATTGGGTACATTCCACTGGTCTTTCCTGGATTCAGTTGGGGAAACTTGAAAAATGATAAAACATTGTATAACCAGATTCCAAGAGCCAAAGGTGATTTTTTGTGGAAGCAAATTGCAGGAGCAAAAATGGCGGGTGCAGAAGCTTTGTATGTAGCCATGTTTGATGAAATTGATGAAGGAACTGCCATTTTCAAAACAAAAAACGAAAAGGACGTTCCGCTTAATGGCGACGGAAAATTTGTGGGTATTGAAACCGGGCTCAGCACAGATTACTATTTATGGCTAACCGGGCAAGGAGCTAAATGGTTTCACGGAAATAAGGGGTTCAATGCTAAAAAACCGGTTCGTCAGAATTAA
- the nfi gene encoding deoxyribonuclease V (cleaves DNA at apurinic or apyrimidinic sites), translating to MNENTTHYDDLNLAEAKEIQNELRDKINLDPLISPITTIAGADISLNRFSEIIFAGIVILRYSDLQPIAYSMVESKTSFPYVPGFLAFREVPALVQALQQIPVKPDVFMIDGHGIAHPRRMGIAAHFGALTGTVTMGCAKNILFGKWHEPGIQKGDYRPIMNKEEVIGYALRSKFKTNPVFISPGNRMSLNDSLDIAIRCAGNYRLPEPTRRAHEFVNLFRTGKLKEGYHELTPQLLF from the coding sequence ATGAATGAAAATACCACACATTATGACGACCTAAATCTGGCCGAAGCGAAAGAGATTCAAAATGAATTGCGTGATAAAATAAATCTCGACCCGCTTATATCTCCGATCACAACCATTGCCGGAGCTGATATTTCTCTGAACAGATTCAGCGAAATTATTTTCGCGGGAATCGTAATTCTTCGCTATTCTGATTTGCAGCCGATTGCTTATTCCATGGTAGAGAGTAAAACCAGTTTTCCTTATGTACCAGGATTTCTGGCTTTTAGAGAAGTGCCCGCGTTGGTTCAGGCTTTACAGCAAATACCCGTCAAGCCGGATGTTTTCATGATTGACGGACATGGAATTGCCCATCCAAGACGCATGGGAATTGCCGCTCATTTCGGTGCTTTGACTGGTACTGTTACGATGGGATGTGCCAAAAATATTTTATTTGGTAAATGGCATGAACCTGGTATTCAGAAAGGTGATTACCGGCCAATAATGAACAAAGAAGAAGTAATCGGATATGCTTTAAGATCCAAATTTAAAACCAATCCGGTTTTCATTTCACCAGGAAATCGAATGAGCTTAAATGATAGTCTGGATATTGCTATTCGTTGCGCCGGGAATTACCGTTTACCTGAACCTACCAGAAGAGCGCACGAATTCGTAAATCTATTTCGTACCGGAAAATTGAAAGAAGGTTATCATGAATTGACACCTCAACTATTATTTTAA
- a CDS encoding glutaminyl-peptide cyclotransferase, translated as MNTRSTHFLLVILISFVIFSCKQEKKTETAAVQKIPVAVTAKSRFNIGDSIGIGFTQPVSTFSVRWNGIEVNGARQIPDTVFVKAESEKTGWKQLIVSGTTKSKEAFTDTLSVELVSDIIPKEMSYSVLSSYPHQKTSFTEGLEFYKGELYESTGENGKSLLLKIDLKTGATIKSVPLADQYFGEGLTIVNDKIYQLTWTTGVGFRYNMDFTLDKTFTYYTQGWGMTHHDSTIIMGDGSNKLYFFNTEFQKTGEVEIYDNKGPVIKINELEYVDGYIFANIWETDRIIQIDPETGKVVATMDMKKIIPAEVDQTGSSVLNGIAHQPMENAFYITGKNWPTLFKIRVSGAVQKNKKTLASKN; from the coding sequence ATGAATACGCGTAGCACACATTTTCTTCTTGTTATATTGATAAGTTTTGTGATTTTTTCTTGTAAACAGGAAAAAAAAACAGAGACAGCCGCTGTTCAAAAAATACCTGTGGCCGTTACTGCAAAGAGCAGATTTAATATAGGAGATTCGATTGGAATCGGTTTCACACAGCCAGTCTCGACATTTTCTGTAAGATGGAATGGGATAGAAGTTAATGGAGCGAGACAAATACCAGATACTGTATTTGTCAAAGCTGAATCGGAAAAAACCGGTTGGAAACAACTTATTGTAAGTGGTACTACGAAATCCAAAGAGGCATTTACCGATACTTTATCAGTTGAACTGGTGTCTGACATTATACCAAAAGAAATGTCTTACAGCGTCTTGTCTTCTTACCCGCATCAAAAAACGAGTTTTACCGAGGGACTTGAATTTTATAAGGGTGAATTGTATGAAAGTACCGGAGAAAACGGAAAATCTCTTTTGTTAAAAATTGACTTAAAAACTGGTGCTACCATAAAATCGGTACCTCTGGCAGATCAATATTTTGGAGAAGGCTTGACGATTGTTAACGATAAGATTTACCAGTTAACCTGGACTACCGGTGTGGGTTTCCGTTACAATATGGATTTTACTCTGGACAAAACATTCACTTATTACACCCAGGGCTGGGGCATGACGCATCATGATTCGACAATTATCATGGGTGACGGATCAAATAAACTTTACTTTTTCAACACGGAATTCCAGAAAACGGGTGAAGTTGAAATTTATGATAACAAAGGTCCGGTTATAAAAATTAATGAACTGGAATATGTGGACGGATATATATTTGCAAATATTTGGGAAACAGACCGGATTATCCAGATTGACCCGGAAACTGGAAAAGTAGTGGCAACAATGGATATGAAGAAAATTATCCCAGCGGAAGTTGACCAAACCGGATCTAGCGTTTTGAATGGTATCGCACATCAGCCTATGGAAAATGCTTTTTATATAACCGGTAAAAACTGGCCAACTTTATTCAAAATTCGTGTTTCAGGAGCTGTTCAGAAAAACAAAAAAACACTGGCTTCAAAAAATTAA
- a CDS encoding DUF3467 domain-containing protein: MEDNKENEQQINVELSEEMAEGVYSNLAMIAHSNSEFILDFIRLMPGVPRAKVKARIIITPEHAKRLVAALKDNIEKYEDQYGPIQSNHDTDPTFNFPISFGGPGGEA; this comes from the coding sequence ATGGAAGACAACAAAGAAAACGAGCAGCAAATTAATGTAGAACTTTCGGAGGAAATGGCCGAAGGAGTTTACTCCAATCTTGCTATGATCGCGCATTCCAACAGCGAATTTATACTGGATTTTATTCGTCTGATGCCAGGCGTTCCCCGTGCAAAAGTGAAAGCGCGCATCATTATCACACCTGAACATGCAAAACGTTTGGTAGCCGCTCTAAAAGATAATATCGAAAAATACGAGGACCAGTACGGTCCGATTCAGAGCAATCACGATACCGATCCGACTTTTAACTTTCCAATCAGCTTCGGAGGCCCGGGCGGAGAAGCGTAA
- the rpoC gene encoding DNA-directed RNA polymerase subunit beta', protein MSFKKNKKLNSDFSRMTISLASPESILESSFGEVTQPETINYRTYKPEMGGLFCERIFGPVKDWECHCGKYKRIRYKGIICDRCGVEVTEKKVRRERMGHIELVVPVAHIWYFRSLPNKIGYLLGLSTKKLDQIIYYERYAVVQAGVKEEDGVSYLDFLTEDEYLDIIDKLPRENQLLPDTDPNKFIAKMGADALEMLLNRIKLDELSYELRHQAATDTSQQRKAEALKRLKVVEAFRDANTRVENRPEWMVIKMVPVIPPELRPLVPLDGGRFATSDLNDLYRRVIIRNNRLKRLIEIKAPEVILRNEKRMLQEAVDSLFDNSRKVNAVRSEGNRALKSLSDMLKGKQGRFRQNLLGKRVDYSGRSVIVVGPELKLHECGLPKDMAAELFKPFIIRKLIERGIVKTVKSAKKIVDRKDPVIWDILENVLKGHPVLLNRAPTLHRLGIQAFQPKLIEGKAIQLHPLVCTAFNADFDGDQMAVHVPLGQEAVLEASMLMLSSHNILNPANGAPITVPSQDMVLGLYYVTKGRISTPEYPIMGEGMTFYGPDEVIIAINEGKLSKHANIKCRLRVRNDDGTFEIKLVDTVAGRILFNQAVPAEVGYINELLTKKKLQQIIGLVFKLAGVARTAQFLDEIKELGFQMAFKGGLSMGLNDVMVPDEKVKLIEQAKIDVENVWSNYLMGLITENERYNQVIDIWTRVNSRITETLMKQLETDQGGFNSIYMMMHSGARGSREQIRQLGGMRGLMAKPQKNMAGGAGEIIENPILSNFKEGLDVLEYFISTHGARKGLADTALKTADAGYLTRRLHDVAQDVVVVENDCGSLRGIAISALKDNEDIVEPLSERILGRVSVHDVFDPLSGEIILTSGQEITEEIASYIDETSIESVEIRSVLTCETRNGVCAKCYGRSLASAYMVNIGEAVGVIASQSIGEPGTQLTLRTFHVGGTASNISVDANIKAKFDGTIQFEELRLVDSVNNEGDPITVVMGRSGEVKIVNLETGQLLISNNVPYGAQLLVKDGDKVTKGQELCTWDPYHAVILSEFTGTVSFDAIEEGITYREEFDEQTGFQESVIIETRDKTKNPALVVKGKSTLLKDQTEKGYNLPVGARLVVKNGSPIKAGQPLAKIPRVVGKTRDITGGLPRVTELFEARNPSNPATVSEIDGVVSYGGVKRGNREIHIESRDGTQRRYMVALSKHILVQDGDFVKAGDPLSDGAITPADILSIKGPTAVQEYLVNEIQEVYRLQGVKINDKHIECIVRQMMQKVEILDAGDTNFLEMQAVDRVVFREENDKILDMKVVEDAGSSETLKPGMIISVRRLRDENSSLKRRDLKLVAARDAQAAVAKPTLMGITQASLGTESFVSAASFQETTKVLSEAAVRGKRDELKGLKENVIVGHLIPAGTGMRKYVDIIVGSKEEYDALAESREKQSRKKRELV, encoded by the coding sequence ATGTCTTTCAAAAAGAACAAAAAACTAAATAGTGATTTTTCCAGAATGACAATCAGTCTGGCATCACCTGAATCGATACTGGAAAGTTCATTCGGTGAAGTAACCCAGCCTGAAACTATCAACTACCGGACTTATAAGCCGGAAATGGGTGGTTTGTTCTGTGAGCGTATTTTCGGTCCTGTGAAGGATTGGGAATGTCATTGTGGAAAATACAAACGTATCCGTTATAAAGGTATCATCTGTGACCGTTGCGGTGTGGAAGTTACTGAGAAAAAGGTACGTCGTGAGCGTATGGGACACATTGAGCTTGTGGTTCCTGTTGCACACATCTGGTACTTCCGTAGCTTACCGAACAAAATCGGTTATTTGCTGGGATTGTCTACCAAAAAACTGGATCAGATCATTTACTACGAGCGATATGCCGTAGTTCAGGCTGGTGTTAAAGAAGAAGATGGCGTTAGCTACCTTGACTTCCTTACAGAAGACGAATATCTTGACATCATCGACAAACTTCCTCGTGAAAACCAATTGCTTCCTGACACGGATCCAAATAAGTTTATCGCGAAAATGGGTGCTGATGCGCTTGAAATGCTTTTGAACCGTATCAAACTGGATGAGCTTTCATACGAACTTCGTCACCAGGCTGCAACTGATACTTCTCAGCAACGTAAAGCGGAAGCGCTTAAACGTCTGAAAGTTGTTGAAGCTTTCCGTGATGCGAACACACGTGTTGAAAACCGCCCTGAATGGATGGTGATCAAAATGGTTCCGGTAATTCCACCAGAACTTCGTCCGCTTGTACCTCTTGATGGTGGTCGTTTTGCGACTTCTGACTTAAATGACTTGTATCGTCGCGTTATCATTCGTAACAACCGTCTGAAACGTTTGATCGAGATCAAAGCGCCTGAGGTTATCTTGCGTAACGAAAAACGTATGTTGCAGGAAGCGGTAGATTCGCTTTTTGATAACAGCCGTAAAGTGAACGCGGTACGTTCCGAAGGGAACCGTGCTTTGAAATCGCTATCTGATATGCTTAAAGGTAAGCAAGGACGTTTCCGTCAAAACTTACTTGGTAAGCGTGTCGATTATTCTGGTCGTTCTGTAATTGTAGTAGGACCAGAATTGAAACTGCACGAGTGTGGTTTGCCGAAAGATATGGCTGCTGAATTATTCAAGCCGTTTATCATTCGCAAGCTTATCGAGCGCGGAATCGTTAAAACTGTAAAATCAGCTAAGAAAATCGTAGATCGTAAAGATCCTGTGATTTGGGATATTTTGGAAAACGTTTTGAAAGGACACCCTGTTCTTCTAAACCGTGCTCCAACGCTTCACCGTTTGGGTATCCAGGCTTTCCAACCTAAGCTGATCGAAGGAAAAGCAATCCAGTTGCACCCATTAGTGTGTACTGCATTCAACGCTGACTTTGACGGTGACCAGATGGCAGTTCACGTGCCATTGGGTCAGGAAGCCGTTTTGGAAGCTTCAATGTTGATGCTTTCTTCTCATAACATTCTTAACCCTGCGAATGGTGCACCGATTACGGTACCGTCACAAGACATGGTTTTGGGTCTGTATTATGTAACAAAAGGTCGTATCAGTACTCCTGAGTATCCGATCATGGGCGAAGGAATGACTTTCTACGGTCCGGATGAAGTTATCATCGCGATTAACGAAGGCAAACTTTCTAAGCATGCTAACATCAAATGCCGTCTGCGTGTACGTAATGACGATGGAACATTTGAAATTAAATTAGTCGACACAGTTGCCGGTCGTATCCTGTTCAACCAGGCGGTTCCAGCTGAGGTAGGTTATATTAATGAGCTGCTTACCAAGAAAAAATTGCAGCAGATCATTGGTTTGGTATTCAAACTTGCGGGTGTTGCACGTACAGCGCAATTCCTGGATGAAATCAAAGAACTCGGTTTCCAAATGGCCTTTAAAGGTGGTTTGTCAATGGGGCTTAATGATGTAATGGTACCGGACGAAAAAGTTAAACTGATCGAGCAGGCGAAAATAGACGTTGAAAACGTTTGGAGTAACTACTTGATGGGTCTTATCACTGAAAACGAACGTTACAACCAGGTTATCGATATCTGGACACGTGTTAACTCACGTATCACAGAAACGTTGATGAAGCAATTGGAAACGGATCAGGGTGGATTTAACTCCATCTATATGATGATGCACTCAGGTGCGCGTGGTTCCCGTGAACAAATTCGTCAGTTGGGTGGAATGAGGGGTCTTATGGCTAAACCTCAGAAAAACATGGCTGGTGGTGCAGGTGAAATTATTGAAAACCCGATTCTTTCTAACTTTAAAGAAGGTCTTGACGTTTTGGAATACTTTATCTCAACACACGGTGCACGTAAAGGTCTTGCGGATACAGCCTTGAAAACAGCGGATGCAGGTTACCTGACCCGTCGTTTGCATGACGTAGCGCAGGATGTTGTAGTTGTTGAAAATGATTGCGGTTCTCTTCGTGGTATTGCGATCTCAGCTTTGAAAGACAACGAAGATATCGTTGAACCTCTATCTGAGCGTATCCTTGGACGCGTAAGTGTTCATGATGTTTTTGATCCTTTGTCAGGAGAAATTATCCTTACATCTGGTCAGGAAATCACAGAAGAAATTGCTTCTTATATTGATGAAACAAGTATCGAAAGCGTAGAAATCCGCTCTGTACTGACTTGCGAAACACGTAATGGTGTTTGTGCGAAATGTTACGGACGTTCTCTTGCTTCGGCTTACATGGTTAACATCGGTGAAGCTGTGGGTGTAATTGCATCGCAGTCAATTGGTGAGCCAGGTACACAGCTTACGCTTCGTACATTCCACGTGGGTGGTACGGCATCCAACATTTCTGTTGATGCCAACATCAAAGCGAAGTTTGACGGAACAATTCAATTTGAAGAACTTCGTCTTGTTGATTCAGTAAATAATGAAGGAGATCCAATTACAGTGGTAATGGGCCGTTCAGGTGAGGTGAAAATCGTTAACCTTGAAACGGGTCAGTTGCTAATCTCTAACAACGTGCCTTACGGTGCTCAGCTCCTTGTAAAAGATGGCGACAAAGTAACGAAAGGACAGGAGCTATGTACCTGGGATCCATATCACGCAGTAATCCTTTCTGAATTCACTGGTACCGTTTCATTCGATGCTATTGAAGAAGGAATTACATACCGTGAAGAATTTGATGAGCAAACAGGTTTCCAGGAATCAGTTATTATTGAAACACGTGATAAAACCAAAAACCCTGCATTAGTGGTAAAAGGTAAGAGCACGTTGTTAAAGGACCAAACTGAAAAAGGATATAACTTACCAGTTGGAGCTCGTTTGGTTGTTAAGAATGGTTCGCCGATTAAAGCGGGTCAGCCTTTGGCAAAAATCCCACGTGTTGTTGGAAAAACACGCGATATTACGGGAGGTTTGCCACGTGTAACGGAATTATTCGAAGCACGTAACCCATCAAACCCTGCAACGGTTTCTGAAATCGATGGTGTTGTATCATATGGTGGTGTTAAACGTGGTAACCGCGAGATTCATATCGAATCAAGAGATGGTACACAACGCCGCTACATGGTTGCTCTTTCGAAACACATTCTTGTACAGGATGGTGACTTCGTAAAAGCAGGTGATCCGTTATCTGACGGAGCGATCACACCAGCAGATATCTTATCTATCAAAGGACCAACAGCAGTTCAGGAATATCTTGTGAATGAAATTCAGGAGGTATATCGTCTGCAAGGTGTGAAGATCAATGATAAGCATATCGAGTGTATCGTACGCCAGATGATGCAGAAAGTAGAAATACTTGACGCAGGTGATACTAACTTCCTTGAAATGCAAGCAGTTGACCGCGTTGTATTCCGTGAAGAAAATGATAAAATACTTGACATGAAAGTGGTTGAAGATGCTGGTAGCTCGGAAACGCTTAAACCAGGTATGATCATTTCAGTACGTCGTTTACGTGATGAAAATTCAAGCTTGAAACGTCGTGACCTTAAACTGGTTGCTGCGCGTGATGCACAGGCTGCTGTGGCGAAACCTACTTTGATGGGTATCACACAAGCTTCATTAGGTACTGAAAGCTTTGTTTCTGCGGCTTCGTTCCAGGAAACAACCAAAGTACTTTCAGAAGCTGCGGTACGTGGAAAACGTGACGAATTGAAAGGTTTGAAAGAAAACGTAATCGTAGGTCACTTAATCCCGGCCGGTACTGGTATGCGTAAATATGTTGACATCATCGTTGGATCGAAAGAAGAATACGATGCATTGGCTGAATCACGCGAAAAACAGTCACGTAAAAAACGTGAATTGGTATAG